One Podarcis muralis chromosome 1, rPodMur119.hap1.1, whole genome shotgun sequence genomic window carries:
- the NUDT8 gene encoding mitochondrial coenzyme A diphosphatase NUDT8 yields MLPTLRHFCHGRPPAPIASMGPVRRYLSWENEQRCRGQLEASTNRYRQEAAPAAVLVSLCSVAGDPAILYTLRSSTLTGVHKGSVSFPGGKRDSCDRDPIATALRETQEELGLRVEEDCVWGIMMPIPDKTKMMVMPVLANLGPLERLTLKPNPQEVEAIFTLSFRHLLQEENQGYTNFCHKGTYSHTLPVFLHGPHRVWGLTAIFTELTLELLVPGAYRRRTHVVGRR; encoded by the exons ATGCTTCCAACACTTCGCCACTTCTGCCACGGCAGGCCTCCTGCGCCCATAGCCAGCATGGGCCCAGTTCGTAGATACTTATCCTGGGAAAACGAGCAGCGTTGCCGAGGGCAGCTTGAGGCGTCTACCAACCGATACAGACAAGAAGCTGCACCAGCAGCTGTTTTGGTGTCCCTGTGCTCTGTGGCTGGGGACCCAGCCATCCTGTacacgctgaggtccagcaccttgACTGGTGTGCACAAAGGATCTGTCAG TTTCCCAGGTGGTAAGCGCGACAGCTGTGACCGGGATCCCATTGCCACAGCACTCAGGGAGACTCAGGAAGAGTTGGGCCTGCGGGTAGAGGAGGACTGCGTCTGGGGAATCATGATGCCTATACCTGATAAG ACAAAAATGATGGTTATGCCTGTGCTAGCCAACTTGGGTCCTCTGGAGCGCCTGACTCTGAAGCCTAATCCCCAAGAG GTTGAGGCCATTTTCACACTGTCTTTTCGCCACTTGCTGCAAGAAGAGAACCAGGGCTACACTAACTTCTGCCACAAGGGTACCTACAGCCACACACTTCCTGTCTTCCTGCACGGTCCTCACCGTGTATGGGGTCTCACAGCCATCTTCACCGAATTAACTCTGGAATTGCTGGTGCCAGGGGCATACCGCAGGCGGACTCATGTGGTGGGCAGACGCTGA
- the NDUFV1 gene encoding NADH dehydrogenase [ubiquinone] flavoprotein 1, mitochondrial yields the protein MLAARPLVLRGACAQARLLSAAAAPESAPPKKTQFGPLKDEDRIFTNLYGRHEWRLKGALSRGDWYKTKEILLKGVDWILNEIKTSGLRGRGGAGFPTGLKWSFMNKPPDGRPKYLVVNADEGEPGTCKDREIMRHDPHKLVEGCLVAGRAMGARAAYIYIRGEFYNEASNLQVAIREAYEAGLVGKDACGSGYDFDVFVVRGAGAYICGEETALIESIEGKQGKPRLKPPFPADVGVFGCPTTVANVETVAVAPTICRRGGTWFAGFGRERNSGTKLFNISGHVNTPCTVEEEMSIPLRDLIERHAGGVRGGWDNLLAVIPGGSSTPLIPKSVCETVPMDFDGLVQAQTGLGTAAVIVMDKSTDIVRAIARLIEFYKHESCGQCTPCREGVDWMNKVMWRFVKGNAQVAEIDALWEISKQIEGHTICALGDGAAWPVQGLIRHFRPELEERMRQYSESKAQQASG from the exons ATGTTGGCGGCTCGGCCTCTGGTGCTCCGCGGAGCCTGCGCTCAGGCGCGTCTCCTTTCCGCCGCTGCAGCTCCGGAGTCG GCACCTCCCAAAAAAACACAGTTTGGGCCCCTCAAGGATGAGGATCGCATCTTCACGAATCTTTATGGGCGCCATGAGTGGAG GTTGAAAGGGGCTTTGAGCCGAGGTGACTGGTATAAAACCAAGGAAATCCTGCTGAAGGGTGTTGATTGGATCTTGAATGAGATAAAGACTTCAGGTCTGAGAGGCCGTGGGGGGGCTGGTTTCCCCACTGGTCTTAAGTGGAGCTTCATGAATAAACCCCCAGATGGCAG ACCCAAGTACTTGGTGGTGAATGCAGATGAGGGGGAGCCAGGAACCTGTAAGGACAGAGAGATCATGCGTCATGACCCCCATAAACTGGTGGAGGGCTGCCTAGTTGCAGGGAGAGCTATGGGAGCCCGAGCTGCCTACATTTATATTCGCGGAGAATTCTATAACGAGGCCTCAAACTTGCAG GTGGCAATCAGGGAGGCCTATGAAGCCGGATTGGTGGGCAAGGATGCTTGTGGCTCTGGCTATGACTTCGATGTCTTTGTGGTAAGAGGAGCAGGTGCCTACATCTGTGGCGAAGAGACAGCACTTATCGAATCCATTGAGGGCAAGCAGGGCAAGCCACGCCtcaagcctcccttcccagctgacgtGG GAGTGTTTGGTTGCCCTACTACAGTGGCAAATGTGGAAACTGTCGCTGTGGCACCCACCATCTGCCGTCGAGGAGGTACCTGGTTTGCTGGCTTTGGACGTGAGCGCAACTCTGGAACCAAACTCTTCAATATCTCAGGCCATGTCAACACACCCTGTACTGTAGAAGAGGAGATGTCAATACCTCTACGTGATCTGATTGAACGACACGCAG GTGGTGTTAGAGGTGGCTGGGATAACCTGCTTGCTGTAATTCCTGGAGGGTCATCCACCCCCCTCATCCCCAAGTCAGTGTGTGAGACGGTGCCGATGGACTTTGATGGGTTGGTGCAGGCACAGACTGGGCTTGGGACAGCAGCTGTCATTGTCATGGACAAATCG ACAGATATAGTTCGAGCCATCGCCCGACTCATTGAATTCTACAAACATGAGAGCTGTGGGCAGTGCACACCATGCCGAGAAG GTGTTGACTGGATGAACAAGGTGATGTGGCGTTTTGTGAAAGGCAATGCACAAGTGGCAGAGATTGATGCGCTTTGGGAGATTAGCAAGCAAATTGAGGGACATACAATCTGTGCCCTGGGAGATGGGGCTGCTTGGCCTGTACAG GGATTGATTCGTCACTTCCGTCCAGAGCTGGAGGAACGGATGAGACAGTACAGTGAATCTAAGGCGCAGCAGGCATCTGGGTAA
- the GSTP1 gene encoding glutathione S-transferase P, whose translation MPGKYTITYFPVRGRCEAMRMLLADQGQEWKEDVVTMEIWSKGDLKKSCVFGQLPRFQDGDFLLYQSNAILRHLARNHGLYGQDAREATLLDMVNDGVEDLRIKYGRLIYQNYEAGKADYIKALPGELRPFENLLAQNDGGKTFIVGKQISFADYNLLDLLNVHLVLAPDCLASFPLLASYAQRLNARPLLKAFLESDAHKQRPINGNGKQ comes from the exons TGCCTGGAAAATATACGATCACCTATTTCCCTGTACGCG GGCGCTGCGAGGCCATGAGGATGTTGCTGGCTGATCAGGGGCAGGAGTGGAAAGAGGATGTGGTAACCATGGAGATTTGGTCCAAGGGTGACCTCAAGAAATCTTGT GTCTTTGGCCAGCTGCCTAGATTTCAGGATGGAGACTTTCTGCTGTACCAGTCCAACGCGATCCTGCGCCACTTAGCAAGGAATCATG GACTCTATGGTCAAGATGCCCGTGAAGCGACGCTGCTGGACATGGTGAATGATGGAGTGGAGGACCTGCGTATTAAATATGGCCGCCTCATCTATCAAAACTAT GAGGCGGGCAAAGCGGACTATATTAAGGCCTTGCCGGGAGAGCTGCGTCCTTTTGAGAACCTTCTGGCTCAGAATGATGGTGGGAAGACCTTCATTGTAGGCAAACAG atctcctttgCTGACTACAATCTGCTTGATCTATTAAATGTGCATTTGGTCCTGGCCCCTGACTGCCTGGCTTCCTTCCCCTTGCTGGCTAGCTATGCGCAGCGGCTCAACGCCCGACCGCTCCTCAAAGCTTTCTTGGAGTCTGATGCCCACAAGCAGCGCCCCATCAATGGGAACGGCAAGCAATGA